The Glycine max cultivar Williams 82 chromosome 12, Glycine_max_v4.0, whole genome shotgun sequence genome window below encodes:
- the LOC100794808 gene encoding 3beta-hydroxysteroid-dehydrogenase/decarboxylase yields MAVEDRFANLNPKTCVVLGGRGFVGRSLVLRLLKLGNWIVRIADSAQSLQLHHSESLLQQALSSSSRASYFHVDLRDKRSIIKVLQGSFVVFYLDIAGVDGNDFCTCYKLIVQGAKNVISVCRECRVKRLIYNSSADVVFDGLHDIRDGDESLAYPWKTDNMLSDLKAQAEALILSANDIDGLLTCSLRPSNVFGPGDTEFVPYFLKLARYGFSKFIIGTGDNLSDFTFSENVTHAHICAEEALNFQMVSAAGKAFFITNLEPMKFWEFLSLLLEGLEYQRPFIKLPAKLVQYILSVLKWVHKKLGPRYFSYPLLVHFFQLASYTRTFNCMAAQNDIGYSPIVSLEEGVTLTIESFSHLSRDSSFPRCCSFTEQSKADKLLGGGKVADILLWRDEKKSFAYFLVLVLLFYWSFLSGRTFISSAARLLLLATLLLYGHGFLPSKLFGFHIQRIPTSYFEISDTAVKDSVTTTVYLWNRGFQNIRGLAQGDNWSAFFKIAVFLYLLKLILSELFTKMIGIGLVIAFMAFFVYEQYESEIDGLVDFLFTSLKEFMIYLMRISPVSILRLLHYHDNFQRYEGPRKVKDLR; encoded by the exons ATGGCAGTGGAAGACCGGTTCGCGAATTTGAACCCTAAGACGTGTGTGGTTTTAGGCGGCAGAGGATTCGTTGGAAGATCGTTGGTGCTGAGGCTGTTGAAACTCGGTAACTGGATCGTCCGAATCGCCGATTCCGCTCAGTCTCTCCAACTCCACCACTCCGAGTCTCTCCTCCAACAagctctctcttcttcttctcgcgCTTCTTACTTCCACGTCGACCTTCGCGATAAACGGAGCATTATCAAAG TTCTACAAGGTTCCTTTGTTGTCTTTTATTTGGATATTGCTGGCGTCGATGGGAATGACTTTTGTACTTGCTATAAGCTTATAGTTCAAG GTGCAAAGAATGTCATTAGTGTTTGCCGCGAATGTAGAGTGAAACGCCTGATATATAACAGTTCTGCTGATGTTGTATTTGATGGTTTGCATGATATTCGCGATGGAGATGAATCGTTGGCGTATCCGTGGAAA ACTGACAACATGTTAAGTGACCTTAAGGCTCAAGCGGAAGCTTTGATCCTGAGTGCCAATGACATTGATGGCCTATTGACATGCTCTCTTCGTCCTAGTAATGTTTTTGGACCTGGTGACACGGAATTTGTGCCATATTTTCTCAAATTAGCAAGATATGGTTTTTCAAAG TTTATCATAGGGACTGGTGATAATCTTTCAGATTTCACATTTTCTGAAAATGTTACTCATGCCCATATCTGTGCAGAAGAAGCCTTAAATTTCCAAATGGTTTCTGCGGCTGGAAAG GCATTTTTCATCACAAATCTTGAGCCTATGAAATTCTGGGAATTTCTCTCGCTTTTGTTAGAAGGTCTTGAATATCAAAG GCCATTCATCAAACTTCCTGCTAAGTTGGTACAATATATTCTATCAGTTTTAAAGTGGGTACATAAAAAGTTGGGGCCCAGATACTTCAGTTATCCTTTATTAGTTCACTTTTTTCAGTTAGCTTCATACACCCGAACTTTCAACTGCATGGCAGCTCAGAATGATATTGGATACTCACCAATAGTCTCCCTTGag GAAGGAGTCACATTAACCATAGAGTCATTCTCTCATTTATCCAGAGACTCATCTTTTCCAAGATGCTGCAGTTTCACTGAACAGTCAAAAGCGGATAAGCTGCTGGGTGGTGGAAAAG TGGCTGACATTTTGTTGTGGAGAGACGAGAAGAAATCCTTTGCATATTTCCTTGTGCTGGTTTTGTTGTTTTACTGGTCTTTCCTTTCTGGAAGAACTTTTATATCATCTGCTGCGAGACTTTTGCTGCTTGCCACATTACTTTTATATGGACATGGTTTTCTGCCATCAAAGTT ATTTGGTTTTCACATACAAAGGATACCCACGTCTTATTTTGAGATCTCTGATACGGCAGTCAAAGATTCAGTTACCACTACAGTATATCTTTGGAACCGGggttttcaaaatataagaGGACTGGCCCAAGGGGACAATTGGTCTGCATTTTTCAAG ATTGCagtttttctttaccttctgaAGTTGATCCTGTCAGAGTTGTTCACGAAAATGATAGGCATAG GTTTGGTGATCGCATTTATGGCATTTTTTGTTTACGAGCAATATGAATCCGAAATTGATGGATTGGTGGATTTTCTGTTCACCAGTTTGAAGGAGTTCATGATATATTTGATGAGAATTTCACCTGTTTCTATATTGCGGCTTCTGCATTATCACGACAATTTTCAGCGCTATGAAGGACCAAGAAAGGTAAAAGACCTGAGATAA
- the LOC100795342 gene encoding flowering time control protein FPA: MPFPAKPTRDFDESASPSNNLWVGNLAADVTDADLMELFAKYGALDSVTSYSARSYAFVFFKRVEDAKAAKNALQGTSLRGSSLKIEFARPAKACKQLWVGGISQAVTKEDLEAEFQKFGKIEDFKFFRDRNTACVEFFNLEDATQAMKIMNGKRIGGEHIRVDFLRSQSTKRDQLDYGQFQGKNLGHTDAYSGQKRPLHSQPPMGGKGDSQPSNILWIGYPPAVQIDEQMLHNAMILFGEIERIKSFPLRNYSIVEFRSVDEARRAKEGLQGRLFNDPRITIMYSSSDLVPGSDYPSFFPGSNGPRPDVLLNEHPFRPLQMDVFGHNRPMVLNNFPGQLPPSGIMGLNVPMRPFGNHGGVESVISGPEFNEIDALHKFQDGSSKSNMGPNWKRPSPPAQSTRLPTRSTSGAWDVLDKNHIPRDSKRSRIDGPLPVAEALFPFRNIDDRGLALEQAYGIDPAIDGNGSGPYVNIQGKSHLGPVSSRITAGVHDIVQPDIDHIWRGVIAKGGTPVCRARCVPIGKGIGTELPGVVDCSARTGLDILTKHYADAIGFDIVFFLPDSEDDFASYTEFLRYLSAKNRAGVAKFVDNTTLFLVPPSDFLTRVLKVTGPERLYGVVLKFPPVPSSAPMQQPSHLPVPTTQYMQHIPPSQTEYGLIPVKEEQVLPMDYNRPLHEDSKLPAKPVYPPAGGPPPVHSGPPDYSTNNTVAGSQAGVALTPELIATLASLLPTTTQLPTTDGAKSAVGSSTMKLPFPPMTPNDGNQSHQIADQSTHPPQQLRNMYNVHNAPYQPYPPLSAPAGNPAQVSGSSHIQDTAANMQQQQGAVSSRHMPNFMMPTQSGQVAVSPHASQHYQVEVSPSNQKGFGVVQGTDASALYNSQAFQQPNNNSQAFQQPNNNSQAFQQLNNNSLAFQQPNNNSQAFQQPNNNSQAFQQPNNNSQAFQQPNNSFALSNQTNSANASQQQTAMLYTVDQVNSDTPNQQLPMFGVSQGQTEVEADKNQRYQSTLQFAANLLLQLQQQQQQAPGGHGPGQ; the protein is encoded by the exons ATGCCGTTTCCGGCGAAACCAACGCGGGATTTCGACGAGTCGGCGAGTCCGTCGAACAACCTGTGGGTGGGGAATCTGGCGGCGGACGTCACCGACGCTGATCTGATGGAGCTCTTCGCCAAATACGGCGCACTCGACAGCGTGACTTCCTATTCCGCTCGCAGTTACGCTTTCGTGTTCTTCAAACGCGTCGAAGACGCCAAAGCCGCCAAGAACGCTCTCCAAGGAACCTCTCTCCGCGGCAGTTCCTTGAAGATTGAGTTTGCCAGACCG GCAAAGGCATGTAAACAACTTTGGGTGGGTGGTATTAGTCAGGCTGTTACAAAGGAAGATTTGGAAGCTGAATTTCAGAAATTTGGTAAAATTGAGGATTTTAAGTTCTTCAGAGACAGAAATACTGCATGTGTTgaatttttcaatttggaagaTGCTACTCAGGCCATGAAAATCATGAATGGGAAACGAATTGGCGGGGAGCATATTCGTGTTGACTTCCTTCGATCACAATCTACAAAAAGg GATCAGCTTGATTATGGGCAGTTTCAGGGAAAAAACTTGGGGCATACTGATGCTTATTCTGGACAGAAAAGACCATTG CATTCACAGCCTCCAATGGGGGGAAAAGGTGACAGTCAACCAAGTAATATTTTGTGGATCGGTTATCCGCCTGCTGTTCAGATTGATGAACAAATGCTCCACAATGCCATGATTTTGTTTGGTGAAATCGAGAGAATCAAGAGTTTTCCTTTGAGAAATTATTCTATTGTTGAGTTTAGAAGTGTTGATGAAGCTCGACGTGCAAAAGAGGGCCTTCAAGGACGCCTTTTTAATGATCCTCGAATAACAATTATGTATTCTAGCAGTGACCTAGTACCTGGCAGTGATTACCCCAGCTTTTTTCCTGGAAGTAATGGACCAAGACCTGATGTATTGCTGAATGAGCATCCATTTCGACCATTACAAATGGATGTATTTGGTCATAATCGTCCAATGGTTCTAAATAATTTTCCTGGACAGTTACCACCTAGTGGTATTATGGGACTAAATGTACCAATGCGACCTTTTGGTAATCACGGTGGTGTTGAATCTGTTATTTCTGGCCCTGAGTTTAACGAGATTGATGCGCTCCATAAATTTCAGGATGGTAGCTCCAAGAGTAACATGGGTCCAAACTGGAAAAGGCCATCTCCTCCTGCACAGAGCACTAGGCTTCCTACCAGATCAACGTCTGGAGCATGGGATGTACTTGACAAAAACCATATTCCAAGAGATTCTAAACGTTCAAGGATAGATGGACCCTTGCCTGTTGCTGAAGCCCTATTTCCTTTTAGGAATATTGATGATCGGGGGTTAGCTCTAGAACAAGCATATGGGATTGATCCAGCTATTGATGGAAATGGTTCTGGTCCATATGTAAACATTCAAGGAAAGAGTCACCTTGGTCCAGTTAGCTCAAGGATTACAGCTGGAGTACATGATATTGTCCAACCTGATATTGATCATATTTGGCGCGGAGTTATTGCAAAAGGGGGAACTCCTGTTTGCCGTGCTAGATGTGTACCAATTGGGAAAGGAATTGGGACTGAGCT TCCTGGTGTTGTTGATTGCTCGGCTAGGACGGGATTGGATATACTCACAAAACATTATGCTGATGCAATTGGTtttgatattgttttttttctgcCTGATAGTGAAGACGATTTTGCTTCATATACTGAGTTCCTACGCTATCTTAGTGCGAAAAATCGTGCTGGTGTTGCCAAATTTGTTGATAACACCACCTTATTCTTGGTGCCTCCTTCTGATTTTCTCACAAGAGTTTTGAAAGTCACTGGACCTGAGCGTCTATATGGTGTGGTTCTTAAGTTTCCACCAGTGCCAAGTAGTGCACCTATGCAACAGCCATCGCATTTGCCTGTACCGACAACTCAGTATATGCAACATATTCCTCCTTCACAGACTGAATATGGTTTGATTCCTGTTAAAGAGGAACAGGTTTTGCCAATGGATTATAACAGACCGTTGCATGAGGATTCTAAGCTTCCTGCTAAACCAGTCTATCCACCAGCAGGTGGGCCCCCTCCAGTTCATTCTGGGCCTCCCGATTATTCTACTAATAATACTGTTGCTGGGTCCCAAGCTGGAGTTGCATTAACACCTGAGCTTATTGCAACTTTAGCTTCTTTACTTCCTACAACTACACAATTACCTACCACTGATGGTGCCAAGTCAGCAGTAGGTTCTTCGACCATGAAGCTTCCATTTCCTCCCATGACACCAAATGATGGAAATCAATCTCATCAAATTGCAGATCAATCCACTCATCCTCCTCAACAGTTGAGGAACATGTATAACGTTCACAATGCTCCCTATCAGCCCTATCCACCATTATCTGCTCCTGCTGGCAATCCTGCTCAAGTGTCTGGCAGTTCTCATATCCAAGATACTGCTGCCAACATGCAGCAGCAGCAAGGTGCTGTTTCATCAAGACACATGCCTAATTTCATGATGCCTACTCAAAGTGGACAGGTAGCTGTATCCCCCCATGCCAGTCAGCATTACCAAGTTGAGGTCTCCCCCAGCAATCAGAAAGGCTTTGGAGTGGTGCAGGGAACAGATGCCTCTGCTTTATACAATTCTCAGGCTTTCCAGCAACCTAATAACAATTCTCAGGCTTTCCAGCAACCTAATAACAATTCTCAGGCTTTCCAGCAACTTAATAACAATTCTCTGGCTTTCCAGCAACCTAATAACAATTCTCAGGCTTTCCAGCAACCTAATAACAATTCTCAGGCTTTCCAGCAACCTAATAACAATTCTCAGGCTTTCCAGCAACCTAATAATTCTTTTGCCTTATCTAATCAAACTAATAGTGCTAATGCTTCACAGCAGCAAACTGCCATGCTGTATACAGTGGACCAGGTAAACTCGGACACCCCCAATCAGCAACTTCCTATGTTTGGAGTCAGTCAAGGACAAACAGAGGTGGAGGCTGATAAGAACCAGAGATACCAGTCAACGTTACAATTTGCTGCCAACCTTCTTCTCCAACTacaacagcaacagcaacaAGCCCCAGGAGGACATGGGCCAGGACAATGA